The segment AAGCTTCGAGAGTTCTTGATTCTGGAATTTCAAGGCCACCTAGTGGGCAACGAGGATCATCTGCCCCTACAATATTTGGAAAAGTAGATTTATCCTTTAGACAGCAAGAGAAGGAAAGGAGCACATGATGATTGATGGGTAATAAACGTGACAAATTCTTTTGTCATTACATAAGATGTAGATTCTTATACCATTTAAAATCAGTAATGGGCGTGGAGCAATAGTTGGAACTGTGTATGGTGCATCAAATTGAGATGCCAAACCCGGGGCAATCCTATCCCAGACCTGGTGAGATATGCTATTAAGTAAACATCAGATAGTTCCATTACTACAGATTTTAACAATGTATGAGATTCAACTTACAAAGAAAATCGTAAGAAGCATCACAGGTATGATATTTAAGACTATGAACTCAAATCTATTCCAACTCTAAGATCAATCAGTTCTCATAACTCCTAACACTGTAACGCGAACTTGTACTACTCAAATAGTCATGAATGTTTATAATGCTGTCAGACAGCCAATACCTGGAGGAACGAACTTTTCTATTTCAGGTTTTTGACAGAGGTGATTAAATTTACAAGGCTGCAACCACTGCATATAGCTCAGGTTCGCTCCAATAAAACTTCCTTTAGGCTACCTAGAATGTAATAATATAAGGCCACATATCGCCACCCCTTCCCCAAAATTTAATGAGTTATAAGTAAGGTACATATCCCATCCTATACCTAATTTTGGTGTACTAATATATAGCTCGTAGTCTGCCGAATCTCACATCacatgaatgtctcttaaatatttttgaggaGCAGCAGGAAGACTACAGTATTTGAATTTCTCATAATGcatgaatgaaaaaaagaagttaaacaTGGAAGTCATCAGCCTGACCTTCTGAACTACTTCTTTATCAATAGCACTCTTGTCTAAATCAGCACTTGCTTCTGAAAACAAAACAAGTAAAACAGTTAAGTAAAGAACTGTATAAGTAGCACTTAAGTAGCTGGTAACAAACAAGTGAGTCAGATGTGATGGGAAACATCTAGACAACAGTAAAGTAGCTGATCCAACTAATAAGGTTCTTGGACTTGTGTTCACCTTCAAAGACAGCCTTGATACTGTTAACTCTTGCTTGCCACTTATCATGCTCAATTGCCCATCCAAAACCCTACAACATGTTTCAATATTCTCATCATAATATTCTATCAATTAAGATCTATCACTGATCCTATTATACTTAACACAAGGTACCTGAACACCAATTATGGGGACAACCACAGAATAGCGAGTGTCAACAAATGCGGCAAACCAAGCATGCATACCTACAAGGCAGAATgtatttcaacttgatgtttAAAAATGGATTTGCACTTGATGTTCTTTAAGATACTGTTATGTAAATCTACTAATTCACTTGTCAAACCTCCAAGAGACTCGCCAGTGATTCCTATCTTTGATGGGTCAACATCTTCCCTCTCAGTAAGATAATCTACCAATTTTATCAAGTCCCAAACCTTCAAAGCTCAGCAAAAGATATGCTCAGAGCTCcatatatcaattattaatcATGGCAGttcaagataataataaaatttcaccAAGCTTCTCAAATGGTAGAATCAGGttagtttttttaatatttaccGAATCAAATATGAACGGCATTGTATCTCCATTTTTCCATGATGACACTAGGGACTGTactacaagaaaaagaagaagttagCAAGATCAAGTCGACCAGGTACAGTAGTATTCAAGCATAATTGGTTGGACTACCATTACTTATTCTCATTATAAAAACTACTCATAAGAGAGTATCCTCATTGTGAAGCCAATTGTGAGAGAGTATTTCCTGCATTTAGGTTACTCCCAATCATCTATATTTAGGCCTTTCATGGGCTAGAGTTCAAACAAGAAGCTCCATCAAACAACCAAACGCTAACATGATTTAGAACCACATAACACAAATTTTGGATAGCCCACTGTTGCATAAGCATCCAGAGAGAAAAACTCTTTTCTATATAAGCTAATTGAATATACACATAAGCAAAAATCAAAATAGTAACCTCTCGATAGGTTGTGATGCTGGTTGCACGTTCTCCGTGGTATCGAGAATCAATTGCAACAGCAATATATCCCCTTGAAGCATATCCCTAAAAGAAAAAGTTGTCCTTACTCCACTGCAGTGATAACTCAAGAATATTGAAGAAAACAACAGATGTCACCTCAAGCAATGGCCTCAACCACTCTTTGCATTTGTTCGTACTATGCAGGAAAACAATAGTGGGCCtccttttcttttcactttCTTTCATGCTCAATACCAATACAGGCAAGAGCCCTTGCACTCCTTCCTGCAAACAGTAAGAGAGTTACAGCTACCTAATTTAGTCACATCTCAAATAGATTATTAAAAAGTAACCACATCTCAGAAGTCAGAAGATCATCATCTAAATGCTTATTCGACTACTCAGGAGGTACATCGCTTAAAAAACAGAATCTGGTTACATACTAATAAGTAATCGGCGAATTTATACTTCTAAAATCATATCACCTCAGTAGTCAGGTAGAAATTTTCCTCTTGAAGCAGTTCATTAAAATTGGGTATATCTTCCTTTGGGCATGATGCCATTGCCTGTATTTTCagataaaaatgttaaaatgaaGTCTCCGCAGTATAGAATTGGCAGAACAAAGAAATCATAATAGTTTTGTACCTCACTGAAGGTTGGCTTTGGAGATTCCTGAAAGAACGGATCCTTCACAGGTTTTCCAGGTATTACAGATAGTGGAACTGGAAAGTATTAGAGCAAGCAAATACAAGCTTGTTAATTAACATGCAAAATATAAGTTGGCAACAGGGAGGAGCTAGACCAGACAATAAAATTTGTTAATTATCACCCAAGAGATAAAGTAAGTAAAAAGACACAATTTTGACAGTAATTTATTGAATCTACCAAGAGATAGAACTAATGATCTAAAGAGAAAGGGCGATTACAGAACCGTTATTGTACAAGATTTCAGCTTCATTCATCCTGCTAAGTAAACTACTAATGTCATCCTCCCATCTCTTCTAATCCTTGACAGTCATTTCTACTTCCTCTATCCTCTCATTCCATGAAACAAGATTAGAACAAAACTCTCCACCACTCACAACTTCAGTCTCCAATGAACCCAACCTTAATTATCTTACAGAATTGCAACCATCTAATTAGATTTGGATCACTCATGCTGCTACACTTTTCTTTTCCATTCTAGTCTTCACTTTCTAAATAATACCTTATATCAATTACTCAGTTCCAAAATCAGaccacacacacaaaaaaaaaaaaaaattaaaactggAAGTTGCCACCCACCCCCAAACCCAGAGAATGGGTGGAAATAGTTAATTTGTGCAGCAATTATACTAAGAATGAATAAAATGCGGGAATAATAAAAGGCAACTAATTTTGACGGGTTATTGCAGAAAAAGGTAAATACAAATGCTAGAATCGATTGACAATGACAGCACGAAATTGACTAAGAACTATGATTCGAAAAGTTAAAAGCTTGACATCCATGATATCAGTAAAgttcaaattcaatttattcCCCAAAACTTCAATCGATTCATTAACaagatcattaaaaaaaaaaaaggagagaaacCTTCAGAAGGACGACGGCTCCGAAGGACTTGGAGGAACTGAGATCGGAGCTCTGAAGCAGCGTCGTTTGTCTCCACC is part of the Solanum pennellii chromosome 8, SPENNV200 genome and harbors:
- the LOC107026810 gene encoding uncharacterized protein LOC107026810 gives rise to the protein MATVETNDAASELRSQFLQVLRSRRPSEVPLSVIPGKPVKDPFFQESPKPTFSEAMASCPKEDIPNFNELLQEENFYLTTEEGVQGLLPVLVLSMKESEKKRRPTIVFLHSTNKCKEWLRPLLEGYASRGYIAVAIDSRYHGERATSITTYRESLVSSWKNGDTMPFIFDSVWDLIKLVDYLTEREDVDPSKIGITGESLGGMHAWFAAFVDTRYSVVVPIIGVQGFGWAIEHDKWQARVNSIKAVFEEASADLDKSAIDKEVVQKVWDRIAPGLASQFDAPYTVPTIAPRPLLILNGADDPRCPLGGLEIPESRTLEAYEKANCTQNFKLIAQPGIGHQMTPLMVKEASDWFDRFLKF